A single window of Malus sylvestris chromosome 5, drMalSylv7.2, whole genome shotgun sequence DNA harbors:
- the LOC126621727 gene encoding uncharacterized protein LOC126621727, with the protein MTSTSMSPFTNEIERTDPPRRFTMPHFTSYKGDKDPNRHIKHYCGTMILYMNNDALMCKFFATTLQGETQDWFHTLPPQSIWSFNKLSFVFTKEYSSNRSIKMTAGHLFSIIKNPWETIRDYVKRFKAKKAKIVGWNENITTAAFRNELPTEHPLFGKLIMGEELTLAISYALAEKHALWDEAK; encoded by the coding sequence ATGACCAGTACAAGCATGTCACCATTTACGAATGAGATCGAGCGGACAGATCCACCTCGCAGGTTCACTATGCCTCACTTCACTTCGTACAAGGGAGACAAAGATCCAAATCGACATATCAAGCACTACTGCGGTACCATGATCCTCTATATGAACAACGACGCACTTATGTGCAAATTTTTTGCCACAACTCTACAAGGGGAGACGCAAGATTGGTTTCACACTCTACCGCCGCAGTCAATCTGGAGTTTCAACAaactttcctttgttttcactAAGGAGTATTCGTCTAACCGCTCAATCAAAATGACAGCTGGCCATCTCTTCAGCATTATAAAAAACCCTTGGGAGACAATTCGCGACTATGTCAAGAGGTTCAAAGCGAAGAAGGCCAAGATTGTTGGTTGGAACGAGAACATAACAACGGCAGCATTCAGAAATGAGCTTCCCACCGAACACCCTTTATTCGGAAAACTGATAATGGGAGAAGAACTAACCCTAGCAATttcatatgctttggcagaAAAACATGCGTTATGGGACGAGGCTAAGTAG
- the LOC126621729 gene encoding uncharacterized protein LOC126621729: MSAVANTIDHNGTTEPLEAESWLKQVKKKLDVLRIPEDFRVEFAAYLFVGEADHWWDYIRRIDNVETMTWANFEKTFYGKYFPQTIRNAKLKEFVELTQGNLTVTQYEGKFTQLSCYAPLLVANEENKTNGFAYGLIRLIRKIIVALGLTVYKEAMAATLRIEQEHNDHMAKQAKNKALSNSGRKITRITDYSGKKGGNKGSSSNSSFRNPRPSPYSCFKCGQPGHLQHQCPQKSSVTTIVIYFLREARDQPTAL, encoded by the exons ATGTCCGCTGTAGCCAACACTATTGATCATAATG GAACCACGGAACCCTTAGAGGCAGAGTCTTGGCTTaaacaagtgaaaaagaaattAGATGTTTTGAGAATCCCTGAGGATTTTAGAGTGGAGTTTGCTGCCTATTTGTTTGTTGGTGAAGCAGATCATTGGTGGGACTATATCAGGAGGATTGACAATGTTGAAACCATGACTTGGGCTAATTTTGAGAAGACCTTCTATGGCAAATACTTCCCTCAAACCATAAGGAATGCAAAGTTGAAGGAATTTGTTGAGCTAACTCAAGGCAATCTCACAGTGACTCAATATGAAGGTAAATTTACACAGCTTTCTTGTTATGCACCACTACTAGTTGCTAATGAGGAGAATAAAACTAATGGATTCGCTTATGGTCTTATACGCCTTATACGGAAGATAATAGTCGCATTGGGGCTGACAGTCTACAAGGAGGCAATGGCTGCCACTTTACGAATTGAGCAAGAGCATAATGATCATATGGCTAAGCAAGCTAAGAATAAGGCTCTTTCAAACAGTGGAAGGAAGATTACTCGGATAACTGATTATAGTGGTAAAAAAGGTGGCAACAAAGGAAGCAGCAGTAATAGCTCTTTCAGAAATCCAAGACCTAGCCCTTACTCTTGTTTCAAGTGTGGCCAACCTGGTCATCTTCAACATCAATGTCCACAAAAGTCGAGTGTCACGACTATAGTCATCTACTTCCTACGAGAAGCACGGGACCAACCGACGGCTCTATAG